From Triticum urartu cultivar G1812 chromosome 2, Tu2.1, whole genome shotgun sequence, a single genomic window includes:
- the LOC125537618 gene encoding glutamate receptor 3.5-like — protein sequence MGWALPLLRVVCLCSLVAVARPARPANVSIGALFTFDSVIGRSARAAIDLAVADVNRDARVLRGTHLSLVAQDTKCSGFVGTIQALQLMEKKVVAVVGPQSSGIAHVVSHVVNELHVPLLSFAATDPALASAQYPYFVRAARGDDSSQMAAVADIVTYYGWREVTVIYVDNDYGRGGVDALGDALEAQRAKVSFKAPFPPDADQAAIADLLVRVTMMESRVCVVHVNPDSGLAVFAAARSLGMMASGYVWIATDWLAAALDSTRPPNPRAMSLVQGVVTLRQHTPDSGAKTSLTSRFAAAQLNRTATLNAFGLAAYDAVWMAARAIDEFLEDGGNVTFSVDPRLQQEVNGSSTLRLDTLRVFDQGEQLLQKVMLANFTGVTGGVRFSADGRSLADPAYEVLNVGGTGVRRVGYWSNHSHLSVAAPTPLRIKTNSSQQQQEQRLYSVIWPGETTSPPRGWVFPNNGRPLRIGVPYRTTQKQFVSKDSGPDGASGYCIDVFKAAVALLPYPVPVSFILFGDGVKNPSYSDLVNKVANNVFDAAVGDVSIVTNRTRVVDFTQPYVESGLVIVSPVKEKSSNAWAFLKPFTLGMWAVTGAFFLFVGAVVWILEHRFNPEFRGSPREQLVTIFWFSFSTMFFAHRENTVSSLGRFVLIIWLFVVLIINSSYTASLTSILTVQQLSTGIQGLDGLLASADPIGYQVGSFAKSYMMQELNVPESRLKELAIDDYAASLQLGPRNGGVAAIVDELPYVDLFLSTNCQFKTVGQEFTKSGWGFAFQRDSPLAVDLSTAILTLSENGDLQRIHDKWLNPGQCDSSQGGDVAADRLNLSSFWGLFLISGVACFIALVIFFTRILCQYGKYNQGDDEGGTPPEDCPVRRPERLRSIRDLITFVDMKEEEAKRAIKRKSSDDRRDRSIASSAGASSFSASTV from the exons atGGGCTGGGCTCTGCCTCTGCTCCGCGTCGTCTGCCTCTGCAGCCTTGTGGCGGTCGCTCGCCCGGCCAGGCCGGCCAACGTCTCCATCGGCGCCCTCTTCACCTTCGACTCCGTCATCGGGAGGTCCGCCAGGGCCGCCatcgacctcgccgtcgccgacGTCAACCGCGACGCCAGAGTCCTCAGGGGGACGCACCTCAGCCTAGTCGCGCAGGACACCAAGTGCAGCGGCTTCGTCGGCACCATCCAAG CGCTGCAGCTAATGGAGAAgaaggtggtggcggtggtggggCCGCAATCGTCGGGGATCGCCCACGTGGTGTCGCACGTAGTCAACGAGCTCCACGTCCCGCTGCTCTCCTTCGCCGCCACCGACCCGGCGCTCGCCTCCGCCCAGTACCCCTACTTCGTCCGCGCAGCCCGCGGCGACGACTCCTCCCAGATGGCCGCCGTCGCCGACATCGTCACCTACTATGGCTGGAGGGAGGTCACCGTCATCTACGTCGACAACGACTACGGCCGCGGCGGCGTCGACGCCCTCGGCGACGCGCTCGAGGCCCAGCGCGCCAAGGTCTCCTTCAAGGCGCCCTTCCCTCCGGACGCCGACCAAGCCGCCATCGCCGACCTGCTCGTGCGGGTCACCATGATGGAGTCCCGCGTCTGCGTCGTCCACGTCAACCCGGACTCCGGCCTCGCCGTCTTCGCCGCCGCGCGCTCCCTCGGCATGATGGCCTCCGGCTACGTCTGGATCGCCACCGACTGGCTCGCCGCCGCCCTCGACTCCACGCGGCCGCCCAATCCCAGGGCGATGAGCCTCGTGCAGGGCGTGGTCACGCTCCGCCAGCACACCCCGGACTCCGGCGCCAAGACGTCGCTCACCTCCAGATTCGCCGCCGCCCAGCTGAACCGGACCGCCACCCTGAACGCCTTCGGGCTCGCCGCGTACGACGCCGTGTGGATGGCGGCCCGCGCCATCGACGAGTTCCTGGAGGACGGGGGGAACGTCACCTTCTCGGTCGACCCGAGGTTGCAGCAGGAGGTGAACGGGAGCAGCACGCTCCGGCTGGACACGCTCAGAGTGTTCGACCAGGGGGAGCAGCTGCTGCAGAAGGTGATGCTCGCCAACTTCACCGGCGTCACCGGCGGCGTGCGGTTCTCCGCGGACGGCAGGAGCCTGGCCGACCCCGCCTACGAGGTCCTCAACGTCGGTGGCACGGGCGTCCGGCGGGTCGGCTACTGGTCAAACCACTCGCATCTGTCCGTCGCCGCGCCCACTCCGCTCCGAATCAAAACTAACAGCAgccagcagcagcaggagcagcggCTGTACAGCGTGATCTGGCCTGGGGAGACGACATCGCCGCCGCGCGGGTGGGTGTTCCCGAACAACGGCCGTCCGCTGAGGATCGGCGTGCCGTACAGGACGACGCAGAAGCAGTTCGTGTCCAAGGACAGCGGCCCCGACGGCGCCAGCGGGTACTGCATCGACGTGTTCAAGGCCGCCGTGGCACTGCTCCCGTACCCTGTCCCCGTGTCCTTCATCCTCTTCGGCGACGGCGTCAAGAACCCCAGCTACAGCGACCTCGTGAACAAGGTGGCCAACAATGTGTTCGACGCGGCGGTGGGCGACGTGTCCATCGTGACGAACCGGACGCGGGTGGTGGACTTCACGCAGCCGTACGTGGAGTCCGGGCTGGTGATCGTGTCGCCGGTCAAGGAGAAGAGCTCCAACGCGTGGGCCTTCCTCAAGCCCTTCACGCTGGGCATGTGGGCCGTCACCGGCGCCTTCTTCCTCTTCGTCGGCGCCGTCGTCTGGATTCTCGAGCACCGCTTCAACCCGGAGTTCCGCGGATCCCCACGCGAGCAGCTCGTCACCATTTTCTGGTTCAGCTTCTCAACAATGTTCTTCGCGCACA GGGAGAACACTGTGAGCTCTCTGGGTCGTTTCGTGCTCATCATCTGGCTGTTCGTGGTGCTCATCATCAACTCGAGCTACACGGCGAGCCTGACGTCCATCCTGACGGTGCAGCAGCTGTCGACGGGGATCCAGGGGCTGGACGGCCTCCTCGCCAGCGCCGACCCCATCGGCTACCAGGTTGGGTCCTTCGCCAAGAGCTACATGATGCAGGAGCTCAACGTGCCGGAGTCCCGGCTCAAGGAACTTGCCATCGACGACTACGCCGCCAGCCTCCAGCTCGGCCCGCGCAACGGCGGCGTCGCTGCGATCGTGGACGAGCTGCCCTACGTCGACCTCTTCCTCTCCACCAACTGCCAGTTCAAGACCGTGGGACAAGAATTCACCAAGAGCGGATGGGGATTC GCTTTCCAGCGGGACTCGCCTCTGGCGGTGGACCTGTCGACGGCGATCCTGACGCTGTCGGAGAACGGCGACCTGCAGCGGATCCACGACAAGTGGCTCAACCCGGGGCAGTGCGACTCGTCGCAGGGCGGCGACGTGGCGGCCGACAGGCTCAACCTCAGCAGCTTCTGGGGACTCTTCCTCATCTCCGGCGTCGCCTGCTTCATTGCATTGGTCATCTTCTTCACCAGGATACTGTGCCAGTACGGCAAGTACAACCAGGGCGATGACGAAGGTGGAACGCCGCCGGAGGACTGCCcggtgcggcggccggagcggctGAGGAGCATCAGGGATCTGATAACGTTCGTGGACatgaaggaggaggaggccaagAGGGCCATCAAAAGGAAGTCGAGCGACGACCGCCGGGACAGGTCCATCGCCAGCTCCGCCGGGGCATCCTCCTTCTCCGCATCCACGGTGTAG
- the LOC125541609 gene encoding uncharacterized protein LOC125541609 gives MEESISSSRTPGASASVLDGDVDCCASGSATAVASDDSGWTAYFIDGDDTCLQLHNSQEVPAKKPHGARASTSTLSTASKTKAKAKKAAGTEENTRKKMPRLEPADEDPLQDTACSPANASYATRQLHLQDGWQIAGCECEQRSSSAAPAAPQWVEYCRRRQWDSSREGPDAEIKEVLA, from the exons ATGGAGGAATCCATCAGCTCGTCTAGGACCCCGGGTGCTTCAGCTTCAGTCTTGGACGGCGACGTCGACTGCTGCGCATCCGGGTCTGCGACCGCCGTGGCTTCCGACGACAGCGGCTGGACGGCCTACTTCATCGACGGCGACGACACCTGCCTGCAGTTGCACAACTCCCAAGAGGTGCCAGCGAAGAAGCCCCACGGCGCCCGCGCCTCCACATCCACCTTGTCCACCGCCAGCAAGACCAAGGCCAAGGCGAAGAAGGCAGCAGGCACCGAGGAGAACACCAGGAAGAAGATGCCTCGTTTGGAACCAGCTGATGAAGACCCTCTCCAAGACACAGCCTGCTCCCCTGCAAACGCTAGCTATGCAACTCGTCAACTTCACCTGCAG GATGGCTGGCAAATTGCTGGCTGCGAGTGTGAGCAGAGATCATCGTCAGCGGCACCAGCAGCGCCGCAGTGGGTTGAGTACTGCAGGAGACGCCAATGGGATTCTTCTCGGGAGGGGCCGGATGCAGAAATTAAAGAGGTGTTGGCTTAG